The Phycisphaerales bacterium DNA window GGCTCGCGGGTTGAAGCTGCCGGCTGATGTCGTCACCCTCCCACGCGTGCCGAGACTGTTGGCTCCGGGAAGGTGAATGGTTCCGCCCGGGTACGATCGGCACATTAGGTTCGCACGGCACCCAACCACCTTTTTTTCGCAGAGCAGAAATAGTTGGTGGCACGACAATCAACAGGAGGTATCGAGATCATGCCGCCTGGGCGGTTTCGGGCCAGCGAATCCATTCTCCTAGAGGGTGATATCGAGGGCGTTGAGTATGCCGGCCGACGTATCGATCAGTTCGTTACCGTCGGCGCGACCCTGACAAACTGCACGTTCAGCGAGACAGCGATCGCGCACGTTCAGTTTGGGTCAGGAACGAAGCAGACGATCTTCCGCGACTGCAGGTTCTCTGCTGTATGCCTGAACATGGACGTGGGGGGCAACTGCCGGTACGAGCGATGCGTCTTCGAGCGGGCCACCTTCAGAAGCTGGATGTGTATGGCTGTCGAACTGATCGATTGCAGGTTCACGGGGGAGATTGAAGATTCAATCCTGAGCGCCGCGGTGCCCCCTTCATTGGCAGCAATGGTTGGACGAAACACGAACGAGCTCCGCAGGAACGACTTCTCGAGAGCGTCGCTGAAGAACACAGTTTTTCGGGGCGGGGTTGACTTACTGGATCAGTCGCTTCCGAGCGGACCCGGATGCATACTGATCAGAGAGCCGGTCGCGGTGCTTCGGGCGGCCAAGGCTGCTCTGCATGAACAGGCGGAGGGCCAGAGGAAAGATGCGGCCGCGCTCCATGCCGTCTTCGGAATGTGGGAGATGGAACTGGAGCTTGGGCAACGGCAGCTCTGGGTACAGAGGTCCGATCTGGACGCGATCGTTGGCGACGTGGTCGCGGGAAATCTGTGGGACGCCCTTGCTGCCGCCAACGGAACGAGCAGCTAAAGGTGCTGATCGGGACTCCACCGACCTCGCGCGGTACCGGCCCTCGCTCCCCCAGCACTTGATTGGAATGACCTCCGTGTCTTTGCAGATCCGGGGCACTTTCATCAGATGTGCTGAGCAGCGTGGGTGACCGAGGGGCCCGCGTGCGGAGGAGCACGGGCTTTTGTCATGGTGCGGGGCGAGCGGGTAGCGTTGGGCCTGCATCGCGGGGCGGAGCCCCTGTTTTTGGAGCGGGCGTGCGGGCATTCTCTCGTTGCGAGGACATCCGGGCAAGTTGATTTGGCGTGTGTTGGCGCAGGAACGTGCGCGGGCGGCCGTGGCGTCGCAGAACGCGTTTTCATGTGGACGCGCAAAGCGGTGCGGGCGCTCCTGGCGGGGTCGGGCAGGGGCGGCGAGCCCCTGCCACGCGCGGCTCGGTGCGCGTGAGCGCGCGGGTGCGGGGCCAGGCCAGCTGTGCACAGGTCGGGTGATGGACCGCCGCTTGCTAAGCGGTTGGCGCCGAAAGGCGCGGGGTTCGAGTCCTCTGCCATCCGCCTGGAGTGCCACGCGACGAGGCGTCGCCCCCGGTTGGAAGCCGGGCGGGCCCTTCACCGGGCTGGGGTTCGAGTCCCCGACACTCCGCTTCTCGCCCTGCCGCCGGGGCGGCCTCCCCGACCGCCACCGGCGGCCGCAGGGCGATGTTCAGCACAAACTCTCCGCTGTGCACGCGCCGGATCGCGCGCCCCAGCGACTCCACGTCCCAGCCGCGGTAGGTGGCCCCCCACACCCCCGCCTCCATCACGCGGTCAAACTCGTCGGGGGCCATCGCCACCGCGTGCACCAGGACCTTCGACTCGGGGCTGACCTCCGCCAGCCGGCTTGTCAGTGCCGCGGCGTCCAGCCCCGGCATCGTCGGGTCGAGGACGACCACGTCCGGCCGCACCACGCGGCACACCCGCTCCACGTGCGTTGGCGTCCCGAGCAGGGCCATCACCTCGATCCCGTGCCCCGCATCCAGCCCCCGCCCGACCGCGGCCAGCACCTCCGGGCAGCAATCAACGAACACAACACGCACGAGCGCAGCAGTGCTCATGTGGATCTCCAGTGAATCAGGTTGTGCACGCAGGCCGCCGCTCCCCGCGGTCGGCCGGTTGACCTTCCAGGCGCGGGTCCCCACCCACGCCGACCTCCAAGCCTGAGCCGTCAGTATCCCCGGCCCCGCCGGGGTATTCAAGTGAAAAAAGCCCGGAATCACAAGTAAAACACCCCAAAGCACTTAGGAAAACACAGCGGGCCCGGCAGTGGTCTGCCGGGCCCGCGTCAGAAGCTGAGTGAGGGGAGGAACAGTTACTGCTTGGGCGCGGGGGCGGGCTCCGGCGCGGCTGGGGCCTCAGGGGCGGGCGGAGCGTCCGCCTTGGGCTCCTCGGGCGCGGGGTTGTTCTTGGCCGTTTCCTTCGCCCGGGCCGTGGCGTCCAGAACGTCCTTGCTGGGCAGGATCATCTGGCCCAGGAAGCCCTTCATCGCCGCCTGCATCTGCCCGGCGACCATCTCTTCCCGCTCGGGCAGGATCAGGGTGGAGAAGCCCACGACCTTGTTGTTGGCGTCGAAGATCGGCAGGCCCTCATCGCCGCCGACGACAATGCCCACCGACGGCATGATCAGCGTGCGGGGCTTGGTGACGGTGGCCGTGACGAAGCCCTCGCTGAGCATGGGGGCGCGGTCGAAGAACTTGCCCATGAGCGAGACGGCGTACAGCACCTCGCCCGTCTTGGGCTCGGCGCTCTGGGCGAAGTCGATGAACGCGTAAGGAGTCTTGGGCGCCTCCTCGACCTGGAGCCACGCGAGGCCGAGCTCGGTGTCGCGGGCGAGGAACTTGGCGCTCACGCCCTGGGTGTCATCACCGACGAGGATCTTGATGTCGGTGGGGGTGGGCACGCTCATGCCCATCCGCGCCATCAGGCCGCCGAAAGGCTTGTTGGAGCAGATGACCAGGCCGCTCGCGTCCATCATCGCGCCGGTGGTCTCTTCCTCCTGCTCACCCTCCTCGCTCTTGAGCACGAACTTGATGGTGACGATGGCCGCGGACCGCTCCGCGGCGATGCGGCTGCCCGGCGTGGCCGTGGAGGGCTGGGCCGGAGTGGCGGGGGTGGGGTCCGCCGCGATGGCGGGCGCGCCGACCAACGTAGTGCCGGCGAGCAGGGCGAGAACAGCGGCGGACAAGAGCTTCGACACGGTGCATCTCCAGAAAGCGTGCAGGAACCTGAGAACGCGCCAACACGGTAGCGGGTTTCACTTCTTCTCGGTGGACTCACCCTTGGCGGGCGCACCCTCGGCGGCGGCGGGCGCACCCTCGGTCTTCTTCTCGCCCTTCTCGCCAGTAACGACCGGCTTCCACTCGGGCTCCGCGAACATGAAGTACGTGCGGTTGCCGCGGAGCACGCCGAAGGTGACGCGCTCGGGCTGTGCCTTGGCGATCTCGGCCATGGCCTTGCGGAACGAGTGGATGTCCTTGATCTCGTGCTGGTTCACCTTCTGGATGAGGTCGCCATAGCCGATGCCGGCCAGGCCCGCCCATCCCGCGTCCTCGACGTTCTCCACCAGCACGCCGTTGACGGAGTCCTCCCACCGGTTGTCGTCGCGATCGAAGAAGGTCAGCTCCCGGACGGAGAGCTCGAAGTCCTTGTTCTGCTCCTTCAACGCCTCGCTGGGCCCGATCCGCGTGCGCTCGAGCGGCACGCTCAGCTCGATGGTCTCGCCGTTGCGGAGGACCGCGAGCGTGGCCTTGTCGTTGCCGCCCAGCTGCCGGATCTTGCGCTCCAGCATGCCCGACTCCTGGATGGAGCGCGGGGCCATCTTGTCGCCGTTGATGGCGGTGATGACGTCGCCCACCTGCAGGCCGCTCGTGTACGCGAGCGTGCCGGGGTACACGCGGGTCACGCGGAAGCCCAGCGTGCCCTCGTGGCCGAGCTGCTTGGCAAGGTCGCGCAGCACCGGCTGCGTGGCGATGCCGATCCAGCTCTTGGGCACCTCGCGAGGTGGGTCCTGCGTCTTGTCCGGACGCGGCTTGATGAGCGTCACCTGGTTCTTGCCGCGACGGTCGAACTCGATCAGCACGAACTCGGGGATCGGCTCGCCCGACATGATCTTCTTGTACACCTCCACGGCCTGTTCGAGCGTCTCTACCGGCTTGCCGTCCACCGTCTTGATGATGTCGCCATAGGAGAGCGCCGGCTCCGCCTGGGATGCAGGCCCGCCCGAGCGCAGCCCAGTCACGATCGCGCCTTTGGTGGACGCGAGCTGGCGGTCCTTCGCCATCTTCTCGGTGATCTGCGACAGGCTGACGCCCCACATGCGGAGCGCGGTCTGGTCGCCCCGCTCCTTCAGAAGCTTCTCGGTGACGAGAGTGGTGGTGGCCTTTTCGCCCCCTCGGCTGTACTCCACGCTCATCTTCGTGCCCACGGGCTTGCTCGAGATCATCCGCACGAACGTGGGCACTTCCTCCGCGAACTTCACGGTCACGGGCTTGCCATCGAGGGCCGTGATCAGGTCGCCCGCCTTCAGCCCCGCCTTGTCGGCCGGCGAGTCCTTGACGACGGAGTTGATGAACACACCCTCCTTGAACTCCGAGCGCTTGATGGGCTTGAGGGCGATGCCCACCTGCGAGCGGACGACCTCGCCCTTGTCGATGAGCTCGCGGGCGACGTCGCGGGCGAGGGCCGCGGGGATCGCGAAGCCCATGTTCTGCCCGCCCAGTGCGTTGACGCCGATGACCTCGCCTCGCAGGTTCACCAGCGGGCCGCCGGAGTTGCCGTGGTTGATGTTGGCGTCGTGCTGGATCCAGGAGGTGAAGAGGCCGGTCCGCCCGGCGTCAAACTCCATCTCCTCGACCTCGTCCCCGCCCATGCCGCTGGTGAATACGCGCTCGGTGTTGCTCACGATGCCCAGCGTGACGGAGCGGGACAGCGCCAGCGGCGAGCCCATGGCCATCACGTAGTCGCCCACCATCAGCTTGTCGCTGTCGCCGAAGCTCGCGTAAGGCAGCGGGCCCTTGTAGGAGCCGGGGTCGATCTTGAGCACCGCGAGGTCGGTCAGCGGGTCCTCGCCCACCATCGTCGCGGGCAGCTCGGTCCGGTCCGCGAGCGTGACGCGGTACTTCTTGCCGCTGTCGGTCACGTGCTGGTTGGTGAGGATGTAGCCGTCGGGCGAGATGATCGTGCCCGAGCCGATGGAGCCGCCCTTGGTCTCCTTGCCGCCGTAGTAGTTGACGGTGATGACCGAGATATTCACGAGCGCCGGGAAGACCTTGTCGCGGGCCTGGCTGACAACCACCCGCATCTCCTCCCGCAGGCTGTCGGCCCGATTCATGGCCGCCTTCTCGCCCGAGCCCCCGCCGCTGCGGGTCGACGGCTGATCGTTCTGCTGAGGGTCCTTGTGCGACACCGCACCCTGCGCGGCCGGCGTCCGCTGCTGCGAGCAGCCGCCCGCAAGCAGGGCCAGCAGCAGGGCGGGGGCGATCAGGGTCCGGAGTGGCGCGGTGCGGAGGGCCTGGGGCATCAAAGTCTCCTCGCCCCCGAAACCGGGAGCGGCAATTGCGTTGAGTGTTCAGGGAGCGGGTCTGGGTGGTTAATACCCCCCGCCCCCGGAAAGGTTCACGGGAGAGGATAGTGGAAAACGGTCGAGGGCCGGAGTTTCCCCTGCCAGACCGGCGACCGCCCCACTGAAAGTGTGGCGCTGGGCAGCCCTTGTGAGCGGATTGTGGGGCAACCTACCGGCAAGTCACCCCGCCCGCCGCCCTTGCCGGAGCCCGCGGACGGTGTACGATTGTGGCGACCTTGGGGTATGGTGTAACGGTAGCACGACTGACTCTGACTCAGTTAGTCTAGGTTCAAATCCTAGTACCCCAGCTTTCCGGCATGCAGCGGGCCTCGTGCCCCAGCGTGCCAACCCACGCCACGTTGCGACCTTGCGGCGAACCGGCCAAGAGCCGGGCGTGGTCGCTTGTGCCGGTGTGTGCCCAGTCGAGCCCCGAGAAAGGCACGATAAAGGCACCATTGATGCTGCGGCATCCTAGAGGGACGTTCCTCGACATCATGCCGTCCTCGTGAGGCTGGGCAGCGCGCTCATTGCGGCGCTCAGCGGCAGCAGCGCCTCGTCCGCGTACACCTCGGCCGTCAGCTTGATGTCCCGGTGCCGCATGATCCGCTGGGCCACCGCCATGGGCACGCTGCTCGTGACCAGCATGGTGGCCAGGGAGTGGCGAAGGCTGTGCAGGACCACCTTCCGCCCGCGCCCGTCGGCCTCCTCGATCCCAGCCGCCTTGAGGTCCGCCCGGAACTCCTCCATCAACGGGATCGCGTCGAAGACGGGGTCCTCGTCCGACCGCTCGCCCCGGCTTGCCTGGAGGGCGGCGACGACCTCCGGCACCAGCGGCACCGCTTCCGCCCTGCCGCTCTTGGTGAGGCTTGGGGGCAGCTCGACGTGGGCGTTGGCGACCTCCAGGTGCAGGTGGCCGTGGGTCAGCGCCGCAGCCTCTGACCGCCGCAGGCCGGTGTAGACGAGGAACAGGTAGCAGGTGCGCCTCGGCTCGGGCGCTGCCCCCAGCAGGCGCTTGATCTCGGGCACCGACAGCGCCCGCCTCGTCTTGTCCCCCTTGACGGCGCTCTTCGGCACAAGCTCGCAAGGGTTGGCCTCCATGACCCGCTGGGTCACGCACCAGGCGAAGAAGGCGCTCAGGTCCGCCCGGTGGGCGTTGACGGTCTTGGGGCTGAGCCCCTCGTCGTGCAACCGCCGGAGGTAGCCGGACACGCTCCGCTGCGAGCACATGGTCAGGTTGGCCCACCTCTGCTCGGTCGCCGCTCGCTCCAGGTGCTTGCGGACGTTGTACACGTACATCCCGTCCCGCCCGCGCCGCCGCAGGTCGGAGATGTAGTCGCTGACGTGGCTGAGGTACGGCTTGCGGGCCTCGCGGGGGTCGGCGTGCAGCACCCCGGCCTTGACCTTCTCCGCCGCCGTCTCGGCGTCCGAGAGCATCTTCTGGGCGACGCTCTTGTCCTTCGCGCCCGCCTTGCGCACCCGCTTCCCGGTCGCGTCCACGTAGTCCAGCCACCACTTCCCATCGCGCTCGTACAGCCGTCCCATGGTTCATCCCTTTGTGCTTTGTGCCGTCCGTTCCTAGACGGATGAGGGGCTTGACATGCCGAGGGTTCAAGCCGCGCAACCGCGCGACTTCGATGTTCACGCGGCCTTCTTCTTTTTCTTGGGAGTGCTCGGGGAGGGGGGGAGGGGGGGTTGTGTGTCCCCCCCACACCCCCCCAGAGGCTGAAGGCTCTGGGGGTGAGGGGTACTCGGGCACCCCCCTCCCCCAGTACTGAACCGGTGGGGCTGATTTTGGTGCTGGTGCCTAGTGATGTAGCCTTGCTCCTCGGCCAGCTTCAGAAGTGCTGTAGCGTCCGTCTTTGACACCCGGTCCTTGTACGCGCGGCTGAAAACCTCCTCGCGAATGACCGGTTCCGGTCCGACATAGCGGGATGCGAACGTCTCGGCAGTCAACGCCTGAGAGGCCTTGCTTGGCGGTGCCTTTTCGCGCGTGCGCTTCCCCTTCAGGAGTGACTCGGGGTCGAGAGTCGTGTCCCTGCACCAGCGCCCTCCCTCGAACCTCGCCACGAACGCGGCCATAGGTGGATACGAGCGGAGAACCGCCTGTGCGACGACAAGCCCCTCCTCAATCTCGCGGAATACGAGGTGGCTGTCAGCGGCACGGGTCTGGGCCCCCCCCCCTGCGCCTATATCCGTGACCGACTTGCGCAGCTGGGTGCCCTTGGAGGTGTGGTGCACGACCACTACCGCCGCATCGAGGTGTGCGGCGATGGCGTCTAGGCAGTTGTACATCTCGCTCACCGTCGCGTTGGAGTTCTCGTCGCCGTCCCTGGGCAGCAGTCGGTAGAGCGGATCGAGGACGACGAGGTCGAAAGTTCCTGGTGGAAGCCTCAGCAGGAACTCCATGACCTGATGGATGTTGAGCAGCTTCCCCCGCAGGCGCATCACCTCGAAGTCGGCGGCCACCTTCTCCGGATCAACGTTGTTCTGTTGGCAGACCGTCTTGAGGCGGAACGCCAACGTCTCTGCGTGCAGCTCCACATCAACCAGGAGGGCGCGCCCTTTGCGTGCCCTGAAACCGAACCAATCGCCGCCAGTTGCGACCGACAAGGCGAGGGACTGCGCCGCCCAGGACTTGCCGATCTTCGGAGGTGCGACGACGTTGAACACCTCGCCGCGACGGAGCAGCCCATCAACAACGGGCTCCCGGAGCTTGGGGAAGGCACGGATGAGCCCGCTGATCGTCTCGATCACTGGAGCATTGGTCTCGACTGTTGAGCTGTGCGTGCCCCGGTCCCGAGCGGGGTGGTAACCGGGCTCGATAGCTCTCCGAAGGTCTGCCCACTTGAGGTCAGCTCCACGGTTGTGCATGTTCTTGTAGCTCGTCTTACCGGAGTCGCCCACGATCACCGCGATGTCGCTGCCGCTCTCGGAGACGCAGTCCGGGATCACAGGGCAGCGGTCCAGGTAGAGGAAGGTGGCGTCATCCTTCCGATTCTCACCGGTAACATTGACCCCGTGGCTGGTCAGGTACTCCCGCACACCGGCCGCATCGCGGGAGAACCGGTCAAGGCTGCGCGAACAGGATGGTGGGGTACTCTGCGCCCGCGCTGTGCACGGCGAGGCTGGCGCTAAGGCTTCCAGTTGTTCTCTGGTCACGGCGCGATTAGGAGCTTCCCTTGTGAGCAGCACCGCGCGGCGGTGGGGGCGTGCGGCGATTCCGTCGAAGCCCTGGAAGTCGTCACCCTTGCGGGCCAGCGTCCCTGGCACCTTCGTGATTCGGGATGGGTTTGCGACCGAGGTATCGATCGCTACGAGGGCGTCGTCGAACCTGCCGGCCAAGCTCTTGAGCACGCGCTCTACGAGCCCGGAGTCGTTCGCTGGAAGCTCGACTGGGTACAGCAGGTGGTGGCCGTTGCCGGACATCGAACGAACTGGGTCGGGCCACCCCCGTGCTCGAAGATACTCGGAGATCTCCGTGGCCTTTGCCCCTGCGGCGGCGAGCTCGCCATCAGTTGAGGAGGTCCCAGATGGCCGGCGTGGGTCACAATCGATGAGGACCCATCGCCGCTCGACGATCTGCGTGTCGGCTGTCGTAGTCGTTTGCTCCTTGAGCCGCTCAGCAGACCTGGCCAAGAGGTCCGGTGTGACTGGGTTGAGGCTCACATAGATTGCGGGCGCTCGGCCGCTGGCGTCTATTGTCGCGATCGCCTCCGTCGCCTTGTTGGCGGACTCGTATCGGAAGTACCCCCCGATCGTGCGCAAGTTGGGTGCGCACTTGGGTGCCCGGACCTCGAACACGTCCCCGGGCCTGTACATCAGCCTCAGGAATGCCTCAGTGTCAGCGTGGGGGGCGACGCGGGCCACTTCAGCTCTCCCCGCCCTGCGCGATGAAGCGGTCGATGCTCGTGCGAGTCACACGAACTGCCCGGCCAATCTTCACCGCGTCAAGCTGCCGCGCCGCGATCAACCTCCAGATGCTCCGGACCGAGCAGTTCAACTCAGCTGCCGCCTGCGTGACCGTTGCCAGCTTCTGATCAACCCTCGCCGGCTGTTTCGTACCGTCCATGGAGAGACTCCCGTGTGAGTGCCCCCCGCGCCCTGCGGTTGCCACACTTCACGGGAGGTTCTACGTGCACGCAGAGTGCACGACGAGGCACTTACCGGGACTTCTTCCCTTTGATGTTCGTTGATGCGCTTTGATGCGCTTTCGCTCGCCTTCTGGGCCGAAGATCGCGCGGGTCAATCTCCTTCAAACCCTGCCGCAGCGAGTTGGCGAACTCTGGGTAAACAGTGCAGACGCTCTCGACTTCAAACTGGAGACGCCCGCGCTGCTTCTGCCCTCTGATTGGACCCTTGCCGCCTTTCCAGCGTGAGCGGAGAGTCGCTGGCATGAGGCCGTCGTTGGTGGCGAATCGAATCCATCGTGCTGAGCGCCAGACCTCCTCGGGGCAGTCAGTAGAGGAGGAACCCAGGCCGTCGGGCTCCGGTACGCCCCCTGTAGCAATGTGCCGATCCCTCGCGAGCACCTGCACCTGCCCGAACCCCTTCTTCAGCTTCGCGTGCAGTTGTTCGAGCGGCTCCGCCTCGATCAACGTGTTCGGAATCAGAACAGCTGGCGTGAGTCCTAGCGCCAACTGCCGCAGTTCAGCGAGGTCAGCGGCAAGCTCTCGCATTGAGGTGAGAGCACTGTCGTCTCGGGCGGCGCGGACGAGTGGGATGACCTCGTCATGCAGGAGCGCTTCTGCTTCGATGATCAAGTCTTGCAATGCTGAGATTGGAGAACCGGTGACTTCGCCGCTGGCGACCACGCCGGTCAGGAGGAAGTCCTCGGTCGGTGTCTGAGGACGGGGAGGGTCACGCCCGGTCGCCTCCTCGAAGGCCCGGATGTCCTTTGGGGCTTTGGTCGAGTTCGCCTGGTCAGCCAGAGCCTGGATCAGCATGCCGCGCAGCTCGCGACGCTGACGACGCTCCTCGGCTACGTGCTTAAGGGAGCCGATTACTGTCTGGACGCGACCGTCGAGCCTTAGCCACTCAATGGACAGTCTGGTTAGGGGGAGCGGCAGCGGTTCGGACATCAACTAGATCGTAGCGAAAGCGCCCTCTCTTGAACGTTGCCAGTAACGGGAGTAGCCGGGTCAGGGGGTAGAGGCCTGACAGCGGGCGGGGTGCGCTCTACCGGAGACCACAGGTGTTCAAGCCAAAGTGAATGAAGGTACTCTGATTGAATGGCAGTCACCTGGCCGTTACAGCGTCGGTGGACCAATTGGGTGGAAGGCGGGATCGCAGGAACACTGTGGACGACCGCACTTTCTACTCGTCCGGTCGCCATTCTTCTGGGTGCAGCGGGTCTGGGGAAGTCGTTCGAGATCGAACAGTTGGCGAGAGCCGAAGAGGCACAGGGAAGGCGGATCGCCAGGGTCGAGCTCGCTACAGCAATGCCATTTCCCTCTGATCTACGTGCAGCGTTGGAAAAGGCTCTTGGGGAGGCGGGTCCGGAAGGTGCGATCTACATCGATTCCCTTGATGAGGCATTGGTGCCGCTGCCCACTGCAGCAGCGATAATCGAGGGGTGGATCAAACAGCTTCAGACAGCGCCGTTCATCCGAATCGCATGCAGGTCCGCAGTCTGGCCTAAGACGCTGCAGCGCGCGCTAGAACTGAAGTACTCGCCCGAAGCCGTGACCACCGCTGAACTTCAGCCGCTGAATGAGGAGGACATCACGAGCGTGTGTGCGGCAGAGAAGCTAGATGCGCAGGCGTTCCTCGCAGACCTGCGAAGTGTCGGGGCGATGACTCTGGCAGAACAGCCGCTCACACTTGCTCTATTGGTGGCAGAACACGCCGCAGGTGGCACTCTAACCTCGTCCAGAGCCGAGTTGTTTGATCGGTGCATCCGTCGACTGTGCACTGAAGCGGTAGAACGCCTGGAGCACGGGACCGCCACCTCGGTGCCTGTGCAAACGTTGATAGAAGTGGCCGAGCGTTTGGCTACATTCACAGTGCTGTCTGGGCGCGAAGTCATCACCTTGGACGATTCCGCTGACGGTGCAGTGCTGACTGCTTTCGAACTAGGTGGACTCCCTAGTGGATCATCGCCCCAAATCTCGTCTGCTCTACTCACCGCGACGCTCCGAACTGGTCTGTTCAGGTCGGCGGGCCTCCGCGCCTCGAGATTCCTTCACCGCCAATTCGCCGAGTTCCTGGCCGGGAGAAGGCTGGG harbors:
- a CDS encoding AAA family ATPase, whose protein sequence is MARVAPHADTEAFLRLMYRPGDVFEVRAPKCAPNLRTIGGYFRYESANKATEAIATIDASGRAPAIYVSLNPVTPDLLARSAERLKEQTTTTADTQIVERRWVLIDCDPRRPSGTSSTDGELAAAGAKATEISEYLRARGWPDPVRSMSGNGHHLLYPVELPANDSGLVERVLKSLAGRFDDALVAIDTSVANPSRITKVPGTLARKGDDFQGFDGIAARPHRRAVLLTREAPNRAVTREQLEALAPASPCTARAQSTPPSCSRSLDRFSRDAAGVREYLTSHGVNVTGENRKDDATFLYLDRCPVIPDCVSESGSDIAVIVGDSGKTSYKNMHNRGADLKWADLRRAIEPGYHPARDRGTHSSTVETNAPVIETISGLIRAFPKLREPVVDGLLRRGEVFNVVAPPKIGKSWAAQSLALSVATGGDWFGFRARKGRALLVDVELHAETLAFRLKTVCQQNNVDPEKVAADFEVMRLRGKLLNIHQVMEFLLRLPPGTFDLVVLDPLYRLLPRDGDENSNATVSEMYNCLDAIAAHLDAAVVVVHHTSKGTQLRKSVTDIGAGGGAQTRAADSHLVFREIEEGLVVAQAVLRSYPPMAAFVARFEGGRWCRDTTLDPESLLKGKRTREKAPPSKASQALTAETFASRYVGPEPVIREEVFSRAYKDRVSKTDATALLKLAEEQGYITRHQHQNQPHRFSTGGGGCPSTPHPQSLQPLGGCGGDTQPPLPPSPSTPKKKKKAA
- a CDS encoding site-specific integrase yields the protein MGRLYERDGKWWLDYVDATGKRVRKAGAKDKSVAQKMLSDAETAAEKVKAGVLHADPREARKPYLSHVSDYISDLRRRGRDGMYVYNVRKHLERAATEQRWANLTMCSQRSVSGYLRRLHDEGLSPKTVNAHRADLSAFFAWCVTQRVMEANPCELVPKSAVKGDKTRRALSVPEIKRLLGAAPEPRRTCYLFLVYTGLRRSEAAALTHGHLHLEVANAHVELPPSLTKSGRAEAVPLVPEVVAALQASRGERSDEDPVFDAIPLMEEFRADLKAAGIEEADGRGRKVVLHSLRHSLATMLVTSSVPMAVAQRIMRHRDIKLTAEVYADEALLPLSAAMSALPSLTRTA
- a CDS encoding helix-turn-helix domain-containing protein is translated as MDGTKQPARVDQKLATVTQAAAELNCSVRSIWRLIAARQLDAVKIGRAVRVTRTSIDRFIAQGGES
- a CDS encoding PDZ domain-containing protein, which produces MPQALRTAPLRTLIAPALLLALLAGGCSQQRTPAAQGAVSHKDPQQNDQPSTRSGGGSGEKAAMNRADSLREEMRVVVSQARDKVFPALVNISVITVNYYGGKETKGGSIGSGTIISPDGYILTNQHVTDSGKKYRVTLADRTELPATMVGEDPLTDLAVLKIDPGSYKGPLPYASFGDSDKLMVGDYVMAMGSPLALSRSVTLGIVSNTERVFTSGMGGDEVEEMEFDAGRTGLFTSWIQHDANINHGNSGGPLVNLRGEVIGVNALGGQNMGFAIPAALARDVARELIDKGEVVRSQVGIALKPIKRSEFKEGVFINSVVKDSPADKAGLKAGDLITALDGKPVTVKFAEEVPTFVRMISSKPVGTKMSVEYSRGGEKATTTLVTEKLLKERGDQTALRMWGVSLSQITEKMAKDRQLASTKGAIVTGLRSGGPASQAEPALSYGDIIKTVDGKPVETLEQAVEVYKKIMSGEPIPEFVLIEFDRRGKNQVTLIKPRPDKTQDPPREVPKSWIGIATQPVLRDLAKQLGHEGTLGFRVTRVYPGTLAYTSGLQVGDVITAINGDKMAPRSIQESGMLERKIRQLGGNDKATLAVLRNGETIELSVPLERTRIGPSEALKEQNKDFELSVRELTFFDRDDNRWEDSVNGVLVENVEDAGWAGLAGIGYGDLIQKVNQHEIKDIHSFRKAMAEIAKAQPERVTFGVLRGNRTYFMFAEPEWKPVVTGEKGEKKTEGAPAAAEGAPAKGESTEKK
- a CDS encoding serine protease, which gives rise to MSKLLSAAVLALLAGTTLVGAPAIAADPTPATPAQPSTATPGSRIAAERSAAIVTIKFVLKSEEGEQEEETTGAMMDASGLVICSNKPFGGLMARMGMSVPTPTDIKILVGDDTQGVSAKFLARDTELGLAWLQVEEAPKTPYAFIDFAQSAEPKTGEVLYAVSLMGKFFDRAPMLSEGFVTATVTKPRTLIMPSVGIVVGGDEGLPIFDANNKVVGFSTLILPEREEMVAGQMQAAMKGFLGQMILPSKDVLDATARAKETAKNNPAPEEPKADAPPAPEAPAAPEPAPAPKQ